The following proteins are encoded in a genomic region of Candidatus Cloacimonadota bacterium:
- a CDS encoding class I SAM-dependent methyltransferase codes for MNDIAVIALSRWERQQLAAIWRFFPFASDISWHYLYTGPEDQEELPAHPGFRPQAFSAANPVSAMRDHIEKEGITRLCFASLGTLRRWALATGSSPITLYEGARLSLADLSALEEGFTARIDELCQALARHPAILLAEAETLGQPKDGSVYADFEAFRRARYGELLCTGNRDLVSAVCHSSLPSFTVRHIGEGWQALNLALDEEKVDFLTALNRLRHASADAVENTPGCKSGSPSAYQTSYSLFAQYYDSYMSHVNYEQWVDLILSWHKRVAQETPKRVMELACGTANASEILVFRGMEVDACDISPYMLHVADAKPFKPSLFLNSLTDPIPGGGYDLIFCLFDSFNYLVKKADAIQLLNHAHKALKPGGTFVFDISTLKNSLENFCDTTSFNRVRDGYLVQISTYEPLTYRQITHLLLFRKNLNAYERFEERHVQRVYRSPELVELCAASKLRLKAIFSPDTRPNLISRDGNDLDNRYFRLFFLLQKPL; via the coding sequence TTGAACGACATCGCCGTCATCGCTCTCAGCCGCTGGGAGCGCCAGCAACTAGCCGCGATCTGGAGATTCTTTCCTTTCGCCTCTGATATTAGCTGGCATTACCTTTACACGGGACCGGAGGACCAGGAAGAATTGCCCGCCCATCCAGGTTTCCGCCCCCAGGCCTTTTCCGCGGCCAATCCGGTGTCCGCGATGCGCGATCACATTGAGAAAGAGGGAATTACGCGGCTTTGCTTTGCCAGCCTGGGCACGCTGAGGCGCTGGGCCCTTGCCACAGGATCATCCCCCATCACGCTTTACGAAGGTGCCAGGCTCTCTTTGGCAGATCTGAGCGCGCTGGAAGAGGGTTTCACGGCGCGGATAGATGAACTCTGCCAGGCCCTAGCCCGCCATCCGGCCATCTTGCTCGCCGAAGCGGAAACCCTGGGTCAGCCCAAAGACGGCAGCGTCTATGCGGATTTTGAAGCCTTCCGCCGCGCCCGCTACGGCGAACTGCTCTGCACCGGAAACCGCGATCTGGTCTCTGCCGTCTGCCACTCAAGCCTGCCCTCGTTCACAGTGCGCCATATCGGTGAAGGCTGGCAGGCGCTGAACCTCGCATTGGATGAGGAAAAGGTGGATTTCCTGACCGCCCTGAACCGCCTGCGCCATGCCTCGGCCGATGCGGTTGAAAACACTCCCGGATGCAAATCAGGAAGCCCCTCCGCGTATCAGACCTCCTATTCGCTTTTCGCGCAATATTACGATTCCTACATGTCGCACGTGAACTACGAACAGTGGGTGGACCTGATCCTGTCCTGGCACAAGCGTGTGGCGCAAGAAACCCCCAAACGAGTTATGGAACTTGCCTGCGGAACCGCCAACGCCTCCGAGATCCTGGTTTTCCGGGGCATGGAAGTGGATGCCTGCGACATTTCGCCCTACATGCTTCACGTGGCAGATGCCAAACCCTTCAAACCCTCCCTCTTTCTCAATTCGCTCACCGATCCCATCCCCGGTGGCGGCTACGACCTCATCTTCTGCCTCTTCGACAGCTTCAACTATCTGGTGAAAAAAGCCGATGCCATCCAACTGCTCAACCACGCGCATAAGGCCCTCAAACCCGGCGGCACCTTCGTTTTCGACATCTCCACCCTCAAAAACAGCCTGGAGAATTTCTGCGACACCACCTCCTTCAACCGCGTCCGTGACGGCTACCTTGTCCAGATTTCCACTTATGAACCATTAACCTACCGCCAAATAACGCATTTGCTCCTCTTCCGCAAGAACCTCAACGCTTATGAGCGTTTTGAGGAACGCCACGTGCAGAGGGTGTACCGGTCCCCGGAACTTGTTGAGCTCTGCGCCGCTTCCAAACTGCGTCTCAAGGCCATCTTCTCTCCGGATACCAGGCCCAATCTGATTTCCCGCGACGGCAACGACCTCGACAACCGCTATTTCCGCCTCTTCTTTCTGCTCCAAAAACCGCTGTGA
- a CDS encoding ribonuclease HII: protein MGIANLQGRLIGVDEAGRGALAGPVVVAAVVLDYSHPIPDINDSKKLSPRRREQLFAEITSSASAWFIVEVDAAWIDSHDILQATLKGMREAVTAIAAENDLCLIDGNQLPPRLICPANSLIHGDSLSACVAAASILAKVHRDRLMAGYEPQYPLYGFAQHKGYGTAKHLQAISDHGPCPIHRRTFAPLSQI from the coding sequence CTGGGCATTGCCAACCTCCAAGGCCGCCTGATCGGGGTGGACGAAGCCGGACGCGGCGCGCTGGCCGGGCCCGTGGTGGTGGCAGCCGTGGTATTGGATTACAGCCATCCCATCCCGGATATCAACGACAGCAAAAAACTCTCCCCCCGCCGCCGGGAACAGCTTTTCGCCGAAATCACCTCCTCCGCATCGGCCTGGTTCATCGTTGAGGTGGACGCCGCCTGGATTGATAGCCACGACATCCTGCAGGCCACGCTGAAAGGGATGCGGGAAGCCGTGACCGCCATCGCCGCGGAAAACGACCTCTGCCTTATCGATGGAAACCAGCTTCCGCCAAGGCTTATCTGCCCGGCAAACAGCCTGATCCACGGAGATTCGCTCTCCGCCTGCGTCGCAGCCGCCTCCATCCTCGCCAAGGTCCACCGGGACCGCCTCATGGCCGGCTACGAACCCCAATATCCGCTCTACGGCTTCGCCCAACACAAGGGTTACGGAACGGCAAAGCACCTTCAGGCCATTTCAGACCACGGACCCTGCCCCATCCACCGCAGGACTTTCGCGC